A segment of the Mangrovimonas sp. YM274 genome:
GTAATCACCTATCCTGACGAATTCCATATTTTGAATGGCGATAAATTTGTCTGTCGTGCTTTGGATAACCGCATGGGAGGTTTTATGATAGCCGAAGTAGCAAGGCTATTAAAGGAAAACAACAAGGAATTACCTTTTGGACTTTATATTACCAACTCTGTTCAGGAAGAAATTGGACTGCGTGGAGCCGAAATGATTACACAAACCATCAAACCCAACGTAGCCATTGTTACTGATGTAACACACGACACCACAACCCCTATGATTGACAAAAAGAAAGAAGGTCATTTGGAACTTGGCCTAGGACCTGTGGTAGCCTATGCACCTGCTGTTCAACAAAAATTGCGAGACTTGATTACAGATACAGCCGAAGCCAATAAGATTCCGTTCCAAAGATCGGCCTTATCCCGTGCTACTGGAACCGACACCGATGCCTTTGCCTACAGCAATGGCGGTGTGGCCTCTGCTCTCATTTCCCTACCATTGCGCTATATGCACACTACTGTGGAAATGGTTCACAAGGACGATGTAGAAAACGTCATCAAATTGATTTACGAAACCTTGTTGCAAATTAAAGACGGAGAAACATTTTCATATTTTAATTAACACATTCCCGCGAAAGCGGGAATCTTGTTTTATACCAATTATGGACGAACTTATAGATATTGTCACTAAGGAAGGAACACTCACTGGGCAATCCTGCCTTAAATCGGAAATTCATTCCAAAGGATATTACCATAACACGGCCCATTTGTGGCTTTACACACAAAAAGGGGAGATTTTGTTGGCCCAGCGCAGTTTCGAAAAGGCCATCTGTCCTGGTATGTGGGATGTATCGGTAGCGGGCCATGTAGATGCTGGAGAACGTATTGAAGAAGCTGCCATTCGTGAAACACAAGAAGAACTTAGCCTTTCCCTACATGAAAATAAGCTAATGAAAATTGGTGTGTTCGATTGCTTTCAATCCTATCCTTCGGGCATTATAGACAATGAATTTCACCATACCTACATCGCCCAATTACTAGTCCCTTTAAAAACCTTAAAGCCTCAACCTGGAGAAGTAGAAGCCTTAAAGTTAGTGGATATAGAAACCTTCAAGGATCTTTTAGATAAAAGTGGAACCAATAATCATTTCGTGCCGTCCAACAAAGCTTATTACGAAACGGTTTTAAAGGCAATTGTAAATCAACTATAATCTTAAGATGAATCTATTCCTCATGGCCATAGCGCCTGTATTTATTATTATTCTTTACATCTATTTTAAGGACAAGTACGAAAAAGAACCCAAACACCTTTTGTTATTCAGTTTTTTATTGGGAAGTGTCGTAAGTATCATAATCACTACCATACTCTATCGTGGGTTTGATGTAGTTTTACCTTTACAAAACGATCGTAGTATTCTTGAACAATTTATCAAGGCTTTCTTTGTGGTTGGACTTACGGAAGAATTCAGTAAATATATTATTGTGCGCTACTATGCACAAACCAAAGTAGATTTCAATGAACCGTATGACGGCATTATGTATGCGGTTATGGTATCCATGGGCTTTGCAGCCACCGAAAACATTATGTATGTATTACAAGGCGGCTATACAATAGCTTTGATTAGGGCCTTTACGGCGGTTCCTGCCCACGCTACTTTTGGTATCATCATGGGATATTTCATGGGAAAAGCCAAATTTTCAAACAACCGTTTCAAATTGAATTTAGCGGGGTTATTTTTCGCCATTCTCTTTCATGGTGCGTATGACTTTTTCTTGTTCATTAACTTTGTTCCCGGTATTGGAATTGGCGCTTTTATCTCATTGTTCTTGGGGATTGTCCTCTCTAGAAAAGCTATTAAAACCCATCAGGAAAATTCCAAATTTAAAGTCTCTAAATAAGAATTACACAGCATTCTTTTTGTTAAATTAGTACTATGAAAAACACCATAGCAGAGCGCATTGCCGACTTCTTAAAACGCTTCCCCCCTTTTGATTTGGTCAAGAAATCAGATCTTTTGGAAATTGCCAAACAAGTAACCATTACCTACTTGGAAAAAGGTAAGGTCATCTATGAAAAAGACAGTCCGTTACACGATCAGTTTTATATCATTCATAAAGGTGCCGTGGTTCTGATAAAGGGCAATTATGGCTCGTCTGAGGTTATTGATAAATTTGATGAAGGCGATGTGTTTGGACTGCGGCCTTTGTTTGCGCTCGAAAATTATGCCATCACCTCTGTAACTGACGAAGAATCTATCCTTTATGGAATTCCTATTGAACTGTTCAAACCTTTAGCGGCTAAAAACAAAAATATTGGCAATTACCTCATTGAGAGTTTTGCTTCTAATACCGAAAACCCCTATACAAAAAAACATCATTTAGAGTTCTTTTCAGAAGGAGCCACCAGTATTGAATCCAATAGCAATCTCTTCGAGCTACAACCCATTAAGTACACCAAGAAAATTGTTACAGCAACCCCTTCTACAAAAATTAAGACCATCGCCAAAATTATGGACGAACATAATATTGGCTCTGTAATCATTGAAGAGGACAACTTACCTATTGGAATGATTACCGATAAAGACCTGCGTAAAAAAGTGGTCACCGGTCTTCATACCATCAACGAAAGTGCGGCCAATATCATGAGCAGTCCCGTGTTGTGTTATCCTAAAAACATTACCATTGCACAAGCTCAAATTTCAATGATGAAACATCAAATTGGGTACTTGTGTATTACAGAAGACGGCACGCCTAATAGCAAGATTATTGGATTGGTTTCAGACCATGATATTGTATTGCTGCAAGGAAACAGCCCTTCCGTTTTAATGAAGGCCATACAGCGTTCCAACAATACCAAAGACCTTAAACGTATTAGGGAAAATATCACCCTATTACTGAAAGGGTATATCATGCAAAACATTCCACTTACCCATACCAGC
Coding sequences within it:
- a CDS encoding DUF294 nucleotidyltransferase-like domain-containing protein, translating into MKNTIAERIADFLKRFPPFDLVKKSDLLEIAKQVTITYLEKGKVIYEKDSPLHDQFYIIHKGAVVLIKGNYGSSEVIDKFDEGDVFGLRPLFALENYAITSVTDEESILYGIPIELFKPLAAKNKNIGNYLIESFASNTENPYTKKHHLEFFSEGATSIESNSNLFELQPIKYTKKIVTATPSTKIKTIAKIMDEHNIGSVIIEEDNLPIGMITDKDLRKKVVTGLHTINESAANIMSSPVLCYPKNITIAQAQISMMKHQIGYLCITEDGTPNSKIIGLVSDHDIVLLQGNSPSVLMKAIQRSNNTKDLKRIRENITLLLKGYIMQNIPLTHTSKIIFELNDATIKRIIERCLEKMKEEPPVKFAWMSLGSQGRKEQLLQTDQDNALIFENVSPDRLEATRAYFLKLAKRVNKRLNTVGFEFCNADMMAKNPRWCLSLDEWKAQFTEWTTNTGNDEILLSSIFFDFDISYGDASLTNALAEHTLKITKNNSLFMSKLGANALRSASPLGFFRQFLVESDGEYKDFFDIKKRGLMPLIDAGRLLTLNFQIKTITNTGERFEKLAELVPENKELFLACSYSFKAILKFRTKHGLINNDDGRFIKLETLTKEEKMKLKRCFKTIANVQEYIKMRFNLGHLI
- a CDS encoding M42 family metallopeptidase, producing MAKDSLLNKKSLEFLESYLNNAAPTGYEWEGQKIWMDYLKPYVDEFITDTYGTAVGVINPKAKYKVVIEGHADEISWYVNYITDNGLIHVIRNGGSDHQIAPSKIVNIHTKKGIVKGVFGWPAIHTRDKSKEETPKIENITIDVGAKDKAEVENMGVHVGCVITYPDEFHILNGDKFVCRALDNRMGGFMIAEVARLLKENNKELPFGLYITNSVQEEIGLRGAEMITQTIKPNVAIVTDVTHDTTTPMIDKKKEGHLELGLGPVVAYAPAVQQKLRDLITDTAEANKIPFQRSALSRATGTDTDAFAYSNGGVASALISLPLRYMHTTVEMVHKDDVENVIKLIYETLLQIKDGETFSYFN
- a CDS encoding NUDIX domain-containing protein; the encoded protein is MDELIDIVTKEGTLTGQSCLKSEIHSKGYYHNTAHLWLYTQKGEILLAQRSFEKAICPGMWDVSVAGHVDAGERIEEAAIRETQEELSLSLHENKLMKIGVFDCFQSYPSGIIDNEFHHTYIAQLLVPLKTLKPQPGEVEALKLVDIETFKDLLDKSGTNNHFVPSNKAYYETVLKAIVNQL
- a CDS encoding PrsW family intramembrane metalloprotease; this encodes MNLFLMAIAPVFIIILYIYFKDKYEKEPKHLLLFSFLLGSVVSIIITTILYRGFDVVLPLQNDRSILEQFIKAFFVVGLTEEFSKYIIVRYYAQTKVDFNEPYDGIMYAVMVSMGFAATENIMYVLQGGYTIALIRAFTAVPAHATFGIIMGYFMGKAKFSNNRFKLNLAGLFFAILFHGAYDFFLFINFVPGIGIGAFISLFLGIVLSRKAIKTHQENSKFKVSK